A stretch of Fundicoccus culcitae DNA encodes these proteins:
- a CDS encoding alpha/beta fold hydrolase — translation MKLIDNLEKVQDFLNGNGSEEFLGYYAAEHYTGPIMIIEDDEVATLHLTNGHIDEITVGKPDADENTYIGVGGEGRIWDHLKDNYQRSIQYINTDFADDEGWKVYGPKLLNRQFNTTLAHIARIYSYIRDNEEIYSDRPIREANQPVLDNHDYVRGFYITVNGVKIYVETNDGPTDKGVIIALHTAGRENRQYHDLMNIFKDKYRIYAPDQPGHGKSMPLQGNTVVNDYNEYGNWIWDITKALGVDRPIYVGCSMSGGIVYHMAIEHPDEVRAVVCMQGNDDTSVEDTSGMIPLLTHPANNVGVTQREFSDSMVGRKTSQDRFDFIRWGVATETSVLKRGDFDICFFFDIKDRVHEVKCPVRIIEGTDDTIYTVEMAKGTMERLTGTDDKELHVIDGYGHFIAVESPEKVAPIIEDLIESLDDGYVG, via the coding sequence TTGAAATTAATTGATAACTTAGAAAAAGTTCAAGATTTCTTAAATGGTAATGGTAGCGAAGAGTTTTTAGGTTACTATGCGGCAGAACATTATACAGGACCTATAATGATTATTGAAGATGATGAAGTAGCCACGCTACATCTAACTAATGGACATATTGATGAAATTACTGTAGGCAAACCTGACGCTGATGAAAATACCTATATTGGAGTTGGTGGCGAAGGGCGTATTTGGGATCATTTAAAAGATAATTATCAACGGAGTATCCAATATATCAATACCGATTTTGCGGATGACGAAGGTTGGAAAGTTTACGGTCCTAAACTATTAAATCGTCAGTTCAATACGACTTTAGCCCATATTGCCCGTATTTACTCATATATCCGTGATAACGAAGAAATTTATTCAGATCGCCCTATACGTGAAGCAAATCAACCCGTTTTAGATAACCATGATTATGTTCGTGGATTCTATATCACTGTTAATGGTGTGAAAATTTATGTAGAAACCAATGATGGCCCAACCGATAAAGGTGTTATTATCGCTCTGCATACAGCTGGTCGTGAAAATCGCCAATACCATGATTTAATGAATATTTTCAAAGATAAGTACCGTATTTATGCGCCTGATCAACCAGGCCATGGTAAATCAATGCCCTTACAAGGGAACACGGTTGTTAATGACTATAATGAATATGGTAATTGGATTTGGGATATTACAAAAGCTCTAGGAGTTGATCGTCCCATCTATGTAGGATGCTCTATGTCAGGTGGGATTGTTTATCACATGGCAATCGAACACCCAGATGAAGTAAGAGCTGTTGTGTGTATGCAAGGAAATGATGATACATCTGTTGAAGATACGAGCGGTATGATTCCATTATTAACACACCCTGCCAACAACGTTGGTGTTACTCAACGTGAATTCTCAGATTCAATGGTAGGTCGTAAAACGTCACAAGACCGTTTCGATTTCATCCGTTGGGGCGTTGCTACTGAAACGTCTGTCCTTAAACGGGGTGACTTTGATATTTGTTTCTTCTTTGACATAAAAGATAGAGTTCACGAAGTGAAATGCCCGGTAAGAATTATTGAGGGGACTGACGATACTATTTACACGGTTGAGATGGCTAAAGGTACAATGGAACGCTTAACAGGAACAGATGATAAAGAGTTACATGTTATCGATGGCTATGGACACTTCATTGCAGTCGAAAGTCCTGAAAAAGTAGCCCCTATTATTGAAGATTTAATTGAGTCACTCGATGACGGCTATGTAGGTTAA
- a CDS encoding BKACE family enzyme, producing the protein MGISRNKPTIITVALSGSLGSKTRNPNTPVTNDEMIEDAYQCYLNGASIAHIHVKADDKETYEINRSSIKYIIDGLAKKCDMIVNVSTSGEEATYQGLKIKGEIDPLQKKRLSILDERPEMVSYDIPTMNLGEQVFINPRPFLRQAGLRMQELSILPEIEIFNLSDIHQASQLIQQGYLASNANFQLCLGVEGGTPATVKNLVFLQDALPSGVNWSAFGIGSMHLPIMFTTLALGGNIRVGLEDNLYYSYGQLTSNVELVQRAARVVKEFGNGVATPNEARELLGIRQS; encoded by the coding sequence ATGGGTATTTCTAGGAATAAGCCAACAATAATCACAGTAGCTCTTTCTGGATCCTTAGGGTCAAAAACACGTAATCCTAACACACCCGTGACCAATGATGAAATGATTGAAGATGCTTATCAATGTTATTTGAATGGTGCTTCAATTGCCCATATTCATGTTAAAGCAGACGATAAAGAAACCTATGAAATCAATCGCTCATCAATTAAATATATTATTGATGGTTTAGCTAAAAAATGTGATATGATTGTTAACGTTTCTACTTCAGGTGAAGAGGCTACTTATCAAGGCTTAAAAATAAAAGGCGAAATTGATCCTCTTCAAAAAAAGCGACTCAGTATATTAGATGAAAGACCCGAAATGGTTTCATATGATATCCCAACCATGAATTTAGGCGAGCAAGTTTTTATTAATCCTCGTCCCTTTTTAAGACAAGCTGGACTAAGAATGCAAGAATTATCCATTTTACCTGAAATTGAAATTTTCAATTTAAGTGATATCCATCAAGCCTCCCAATTAATTCAACAAGGTTATTTAGCTTCTAATGCTAACTTTCAACTTTGTTTAGGCGTTGAAGGAGGGACACCCGCAACGGTTAAAAACTTAGTCTTTTTACAGGATGCTTTGCCTTCAGGCGTAAATTGGAGCGCTTTTGGAATAGGTAGTATGCATTTGCCAATTATGTTTACAACGCTTGCTCTAGGAGGTAATATTCGCGTAGGCTTAGAAGATAATCTGTATTATTCTTATGGTCAATTAACTTCAAATGTTGAGCTAGTTCAAAGAGCTGCTAGAGTAGTTAAGGAGTTCGGAAATGGTGTTGCAACTCCTAATGAAGCGAGAGAATTGTTAGGCATTCGACAGAGTTAA
- a CDS encoding DMT family transporter: MTSVKSTQNIKLGYFYILLTTIIFSMAEPIFKTVGGQFNAVQFVATRFFFGGLVLLPFAIKHLKKNDIGTKSTNKIQLTSRDIFDIVLCGILNVTISMTFYQMALALIPASVAAVLLCTNPVTTALFSRWLFKEPLTKNKLWMIVLSLIGVFIIVNPFGQPLNMTGLFYMLITVITFSLYSVIGKRTTQKLGGLAANSFTSIIGGLVTFVFIFATNIPAIGDFFAANGFPVLSYINLFGGYTLESMPWVIWIWVVQTGIGFLCYFKGMELTSATEASVCFLLKITLGPIISSIFIGETITLNLAIGMVITSIGSIVVLYPGLKQIFAERRANSDASLGN, from the coding sequence ATGACTAGTGTTAAGTCAACACAAAATATCAAACTAGGATATTTTTACATTCTTTTAACAACAATCATTTTTAGTATGGCTGAGCCTATTTTCAAAACAGTAGGGGGTCAATTTAATGCTGTGCAATTTGTTGCTACACGTTTCTTTTTTGGGGGTTTAGTATTATTACCATTCGCTATAAAACATTTGAAGAAAAATGATATAGGAACTAAAAGTACGAATAAAATTCAACTAACAAGTAGAGATATTTTTGACATCGTATTATGTGGTATTTTAAATGTTACTATTTCAATGACTTTCTATCAAATGGCGTTAGCATTAATTCCCGCGTCCGTTGCTGCAGTTCTACTATGTACTAATCCAGTTACAACGGCATTATTCTCGCGTTGGTTATTCAAAGAACCATTAACAAAAAATAAATTGTGGATGATTGTTCTTTCGTTAATTGGTGTATTTATTATTGTAAATCCTTTTGGACAACCTTTAAATATGACCGGGTTGTTTTATATGTTAATTACTGTTATCACTTTCTCTTTATATAGTGTAATTGGTAAGCGTACGACTCAGAAATTGGGTGGTTTAGCAGCAAACAGTTTCACTTCTATCATTGGTGGCCTTGTTACTTTCGTCTTTATTTTTGCAACAAATATCCCTGCAATTGGCGATTTCTTTGCTGCTAATGGTTTTCCAGTATTATCATACATCAATTTATTTGGTGGGTATACTTTAGAATCTATGCCTTGGGTAATTTGGATTTGGGTTGTACAAACTGGGATTGGATTCTTATGCTACTTTAAAGGGATGGAACTGACAAGTGCAACTGAAGCTTCTGTTTGTTTCTTATTAAAAATAACGTTAGGACCAATCATTTCTTCCATCTTTATTGGAGAAACAATTACATTAAACTTGGCTATAGGTATGGTTATCACATCAATTGGTTCAATCGTTGTACTATATCCTGGATTGAAACAAATCTTTGCTGAACGTAGAGCTAACAGTGATGCTAGCCTAGGGAACTAA